A single Nostoc sp. PCC 7107 DNA region contains:
- a CDS encoding dicarboxylate/amino acid:cation symporter: MSQTESQNSPDTTPRPWWRRIPLTLQIVIALVLAVILGILLGAGNPSPSNAALINNLAIPAELVLKALRALATPLILVAVLHTFMTATIPGTAGRRLALLLVTNTTVAILIGLLVANVLRPGTWGSLPKPQTTIPNANIDPWGLLKDAVPEAILAPLVSNNVIQLIVVALCFGIVLRGLKSEQIAQDKTGFQPIEDVIGILFEAVIRILNWVIALVPFAVFGIVAKTVAEKGFAPFVSLAAFIVAVLVALALQACYYLTRVKFGSWVNPWKFLAGGSDAFITAFSTSSSTVTMPITWEVLQTKVGLRESSASLGALVGANFNNDGTALYEAMSALYISQVIGQHLNLGQQLIVVLTSIFASVGAAGIPNAGLVTMTLVFTSVRLPTEYIALLVTVDWFLDRCRTAINVMGDMTVSAVLDGKKPRSVDEV, from the coding sequence ATGAGTCAAACAGAGAGTCAAAATTCGCCTGATACCACACCCCGTCCTTGGTGGCGGCGTATTCCTCTGACGTTACAAATCGTTATTGCCCTAGTGCTGGCAGTGATTCTGGGAATTTTGCTGGGTGCGGGGAACCCTAGCCCTAGTAATGCTGCTTTAATCAACAATTTAGCAATTCCGGCGGAACTGGTACTTAAGGCACTCCGGGCTTTAGCGACACCGTTGATTTTGGTAGCAGTACTGCACACTTTTATGACTGCGACTATCCCAGGTACAGCCGGACGGCGGTTAGCGTTATTACTGGTGACTAATACCACTGTAGCGATTTTGATTGGGTTGTTGGTGGCTAACGTCCTCCGTCCGGGAACTTGGGGAAGTTTACCCAAACCACAGACAACAATTCCTAACGCCAATATTGATCCTTGGGGATTACTCAAAGACGCTGTACCCGAAGCGATTCTCGCGCCGTTGGTGAGTAATAATGTAATTCAACTGATTGTAGTTGCCCTTTGTTTTGGCATTGTTTTACGGGGCTTAAAATCAGAACAAATCGCCCAAGACAAAACCGGATTTCAACCCATTGAAGATGTGATTGGGATTTTGTTTGAGGCGGTAATTCGCATTCTTAATTGGGTAATTGCGTTAGTTCCCTTTGCTGTGTTTGGCATTGTGGCTAAAACCGTGGCGGAAAAAGGTTTTGCCCCGTTTGTCTCCTTGGCAGCTTTTATTGTGGCGGTGTTGGTAGCATTGGCGTTGCAAGCTTGCTACTATCTCACCAGAGTTAAATTCGGTTCTTGGGTAAACCCGTGGAAGTTTTTAGCTGGTGGTTCGGATGCTTTTATCACGGCGTTCTCAACTTCTTCTTCGACGGTGACAATGCCTATCACTTGGGAGGTTTTGCAAACCAAAGTCGGTTTACGAGAATCTTCCGCATCTTTAGGGGCGTTAGTCGGCGCAAACTTTAACAATGATGGGACTGCCCTTTATGAAGCGATGTCTGCGTTATATATTTCCCAAGTTATTGGACAGCATTTAAATTTGGGACAGCAGTTAATTGTGGTGTTGACATCGATTTTTGCATCGGTGGGGGCGGCTGGGATTCCCAATGCGGGGTTAGTGACGATGACTTTGGTGTTTACTTCCGTGCGCTTACCGACGGAGTATATCGCGTTGTTGGTGACTGTTGATTGGTTTTTAGACCGTTGTCGCACTGCGATTAATGTGATGGGAGATATGACGGTGAGTGCGGTGTTGGATGGGAAAAAGCCGCGTTCTGTAGATGAGGTTTAA